One window of the Thermasporomyces composti genome contains the following:
- a CDS encoding phytoene desaturase family protein: MARVVVVGGGLGGLAVAARLAKNGHQVTLVERATRLGGQITRRTGVGPAEGFQWDAGPAEMTLPTTIRDLFRKSGRPLERVLDLHLVTDPRRHVFSDGTVLDLPTQSRADQRRALSETLGAATADAWEATVDGLTATWELLRTRVLEVPFAGARRLGPRALRRLAFGTSLSTFAGRALPDPRARRVLEYTAVGVGSEPRLAPALTAVHAYVERTFGLWRCPGGFARLADALADRVRERGVDLRLGSAVVAIETNEAAVTGVRLSDGSRLAAEVVVCDIDVRDVVSRLSPSAPRALRRAARRLRPGRALRLVHLGLRGEAEDLPHETVVHGAEATVVVRAPRDPALAPPGHRAVTLVVPDGALAGEDVLRWLARYGVDLRDRVAVRLDDESRPWGPTWRGPWRGLGVARNATPVRGLFLVGDTAHPGPGVPAVLLGAAATVRMIDETFGRPPR; the protein is encoded by the coding sequence GGGCTCGGCGGGCTCGCCGTCGCCGCTCGGCTCGCGAAGAACGGACACCAGGTCACGCTGGTGGAGCGCGCCACCCGGCTGGGTGGCCAGATCACGCGCCGGACAGGTGTCGGCCCAGCCGAGGGCTTCCAGTGGGACGCGGGGCCCGCGGAGATGACGTTGCCGACCACCATCCGCGACCTGTTCCGCAAGTCCGGACGGCCACTGGAGAGAGTCCTCGACCTCCACCTGGTGACCGACCCTCGACGCCACGTGTTCTCGGACGGCACGGTCCTCGACCTGCCCACCCAGAGCCGGGCCGACCAACGACGCGCGCTCTCCGAGACGCTGGGCGCGGCGACCGCGGACGCGTGGGAGGCGACCGTCGACGGTTTGACCGCGACGTGGGAGCTGCTCCGCACCCGCGTCCTGGAGGTCCCCTTCGCGGGAGCGCGACGTCTCGGCCCTCGAGCACTGCGCCGTCTGGCGTTCGGGACGTCGCTTTCCACCTTCGCCGGTCGCGCACTCCCCGATCCACGCGCGCGGCGCGTCCTGGAGTACACGGCCGTCGGTGTCGGCTCCGAGCCGCGGCTGGCTCCGGCGCTCACCGCGGTCCACGCCTACGTCGAGCGGACCTTCGGGCTCTGGCGCTGCCCCGGGGGCTTCGCCCGGCTGGCCGACGCCCTCGCCGACCGAGTCCGGGAACGCGGTGTCGACCTTCGGCTGGGGAGCGCGGTCGTGGCCATCGAGACCAACGAGGCCGCCGTCACAGGTGTCCGACTGTCAGACGGCAGCCGGCTTGCGGCTGAGGTGGTCGTGTGCGACATCGACGTGCGCGACGTGGTCTCCCGGCTGTCGCCGAGCGCTCCTCGGGCGCTGCGGCGAGCCGCTCGACGGCTCCGTCCCGGGCGAGCACTTCGCCTCGTCCACCTCGGCCTGCGAGGCGAGGCCGAGGACCTCCCCCACGAGACCGTCGTCCACGGCGCGGAGGCGACCGTCGTCGTGCGGGCGCCACGCGACCCCGCTCTCGCGCCGCCGGGCCATCGCGCGGTCACCCTCGTGGTGCCCGACGGGGCGTTGGCCGGCGAGGACGTCCTCCGGTGGCTCGCCCGGTACGGCGTCGACCTCCGCGACCGGGTCGCGGTCCGTCTCGACGACGAGTCCCGTCCATGGGGGCCGACCTGGCGGGGGCCGTGGCGTGGCCTGGGCGTCGCGCGCAACGCCACACCGGTTCGAGGACTGTTCCTCGTCGGCGACACCGCGCACCCGGGGCCGGGCGTGCCCGCGGTGCTGCTCGGAGCCGCCGCCACCGTGCGGATGATCGACGAGACGTTCGGGCGGCCGCCTCGATGA
- the metF gene encoding methylenetetrahydrofolate reductase [NAD(P)H], translating to MAPRRPSTRLAAPPTVRELLAGGAVSYSFEFFPPKSDEGERQLWRTIRELEGLSPTFVSVTYGAGGSNRDRTVRITGRIAAETTLNPVAHLTCVGHSRAELRSVVGAYADAGVRNILALRGDPPGGPGQPWVRHPDGFDHAEELVALIRQLGDFCVGVAAFPEGHPEAESLEADARYLARKAKAGADFAITQFFFDADDYFALVERASRYGCDIPIIPGIMPVTNVRQIERMALLSGAEFPADLAERLLAVEDDPAAVRAIGVEVATELCLKLLAGGAPGLHFYTLNRSTATREIYANIAGVRAAR from the coding sequence ATGGCACCCCGACGACCTTCCACGAGGCTCGCCGCTCCCCCGACGGTCCGTGAGCTGCTCGCGGGCGGTGCGGTGTCGTACTCGTTCGAGTTCTTCCCGCCGAAGAGCGACGAGGGCGAGCGTCAGCTGTGGCGGACCATCCGGGAGCTGGAAGGTCTCTCGCCCACCTTCGTGTCGGTGACGTACGGTGCCGGCGGGTCCAACCGGGACCGTACGGTGCGGATCACCGGCCGGATCGCCGCCGAGACCACCCTCAACCCGGTGGCACACCTGACGTGCGTCGGTCACTCCCGCGCCGAGCTGCGCTCGGTCGTCGGCGCGTACGCCGACGCCGGCGTGCGCAACATCCTCGCTCTCCGCGGGGACCCTCCAGGTGGACCGGGGCAGCCATGGGTCCGTCATCCCGACGGCTTCGACCACGCAGAGGAGCTGGTCGCGCTGATCCGGCAGCTGGGGGACTTCTGCGTGGGCGTGGCGGCGTTCCCCGAAGGGCACCCGGAGGCCGAGAGCCTGGAGGCCGACGCGCGGTACCTCGCCCGCAAGGCCAAGGCGGGCGCGGACTTCGCCATCACCCAGTTCTTCTTCGACGCCGACGACTACTTCGCGCTGGTCGAGCGGGCTAGCCGCTACGGCTGCGACATCCCGATCATCCCTGGGATCATGCCGGTCACGAACGTTCGCCAAATCGAGCGCATGGCCCTCCTGTCCGGCGCGGAGTTCCCCGCCGACTTGGCCGAGCGGCTGCTCGCCGTGGAGGACGACCCCGCGGCGGTCCGTGCGATCGGTGTGGAGGTGGCGACCGAGCTCTGCCTCAAGTTGCTCGCTGGCGGCGCGCCTGGCCTGCACTTCTACACGCTCAACCGTTCGACAGCCACGCGGGAGATCTACGCCAACATCGCCGGAGTCCGCGCGGCTCGCTGA
- a CDS encoding polyprenyl synthetase family protein, with translation MPSIKRTQDDTAEHGSAGAGGAGLDLAPLRAAVDRALDEFLRGKAAELRAIDPELDAQVTTVVEFVAGGKRLRPAFCYWGWRGAAGDPDDPRVVVAAAALELLQAAAIVHDDVMDASDTRRGRPSVHRQFATLHTTRGWVGPAERFGLGGALLLGDLCLCWSDEMLRGCGLAPDRLLAGLAYFDTMRTEVMAGQYLDLVSQASNTASLDRAMRVVRFKSAKYTVERPLHLGGVLAGASPELLEAYSAYGIPLGEAFQLRDDILGVFGDPAVTGKPAGDDLREGKQTVLVAKTLEAASDLERERFQARFGRRDLDDDGVAELRELIVSTGALDAVEGMIAELTTTAEEALAKAPLADDALRAEFAALAQLATQRTV, from the coding sequence GTGCCGAGCATCAAGCGCACCCAGGACGACACCGCCGAGCACGGGAGCGCGGGGGCCGGTGGCGCCGGCCTGGATCTCGCGCCGCTGCGCGCCGCTGTCGATCGCGCCTTGGACGAGTTCCTTCGCGGCAAGGCGGCCGAGCTGCGCGCCATCGACCCCGAGCTCGACGCCCAGGTGACGACCGTCGTCGAGTTCGTCGCGGGCGGCAAGCGGCTGCGTCCCGCGTTCTGCTACTGGGGTTGGCGCGGCGCCGCCGGCGACCCCGACGATCCCCGCGTCGTGGTCGCCGCCGCGGCGTTGGAGCTTCTTCAAGCGGCGGCGATCGTTCACGACGACGTGATGGACGCCTCCGACACCCGCCGCGGCAGGCCCTCCGTGCACCGGCAGTTCGCCACGCTGCACACGACACGGGGATGGGTCGGTCCGGCCGAGCGGTTCGGGCTCGGTGGGGCGCTCCTCCTCGGCGACCTGTGCCTGTGCTGGTCCGACGAGATGCTGCGCGGCTGCGGGCTCGCGCCCGACCGCCTGCTCGCCGGATTGGCGTACTTCGACACGATGCGCACCGAGGTGATGGCCGGGCAGTACCTGGACCTGGTGAGCCAGGCCTCCAACACCGCCTCGCTGGACCGAGCGATGCGAGTGGTGCGGTTCAAGAGCGCCAAGTACACCGTGGAGCGTCCGCTCCACCTCGGCGGGGTGCTGGCCGGCGCGAGCCCCGAGCTGCTCGAGGCGTACTCCGCCTACGGCATTCCCCTCGGCGAGGCGTTCCAGCTGCGCGACGACATCCTGGGCGTGTTCGGCGATCCCGCCGTCACCGGCAAGCCCGCCGGCGACGACCTGCGCGAGGGCAAGCAGACCGTGCTCGTCGCCAAGACCCTCGAAGCAGCCAGTGACCTGGAGCGGGAGCGGTTTCAGGCCAGGTTCGGTCGGCGCGACCTCGACGACGACGGGGTCGCGGAGCTGCGCGAGCTGATCGTCTCCACAGGCGCGCTCGACGCGGTGGAGGGCATGATCGCCGAGCTCACGACCACGGCGGAGGAGGCGCTGGCGAAGGCGCCGCTCGCCGACGACGCGCTCCGTGCCGAGTTCGCCGCCTTGGCCCAGCTCGCCACGCAGCGCACGGTCTAG
- a CDS encoding barstar family protein, whose amino-acid sequence MSTLDPLEQVLTGDRAPGVYLWPAAPATDRIQAVVGEAGWRFIYLDTTTVVDKAGLLDAVAKTFGLPAYLGRGLESLTAYLAEVRDDFGVLVVWDGWAGLAELNPEAARLAIEAFTGRAARSLGGPFVVLLVGTGPALDVPSLVPE is encoded by the coding sequence GTGTCGACGCTCGACCCACTCGAACAGGTGCTCACCGGTGATCGCGCCCCGGGGGTCTACCTGTGGCCCGCCGCGCCGGCGACCGACCGGATCCAGGCCGTCGTGGGGGAGGCCGGCTGGAGGTTCATCTACCTCGACACGACGACCGTGGTCGACAAGGCGGGGTTGCTCGACGCGGTCGCGAAGACCTTCGGCCTGCCGGCCTACCTCGGCCGAGGTCTGGAGTCGTTGACGGCGTACCTCGCTGAGGTCCGCGATGACTTCGGGGTCCTCGTCGTGTGGGACGGCTGGGCGGGCCTCGCCGAGCTCAACCCCGAAGCGGCGCGCCTGGCCATCGAGGCGTTCACCGGCCGGGCGGCTCGCTCGCTCGGCGGGCCCTTCGTGGTCCTGCTCGTCGGCACCGGGCCAGCGCTCGACGTTCCCTCGCTGGTCCCCGAATGA